The sequence CTGGCTTATATTTACCACTGATCAATGATGCAGCAGAGTACTTAATGACACCCAGGCATTTGCAGAACATGCAGGCTGTGCCAACAAAACATATAAACTTAAGGGTCTGGGACATCAACCTAGAGCTCTTCAGCTGATGCCTCTGGACTCTGATGGGTTTGGTGTGTATGCaccacacacacataaatattgGCTGCAACAGATAAACCCTCCAGTGCAGCTTTAGGATGAGCTGAAGAATGGAACAATTCCCTagaaaatgacatttatttACAGCAGGCTGGcactattaaaagaaaaagaaaagaggaaagtaCAGTGGAAACTGTACTTTGGAAGTAGCTGTAACAACTCGCATCCAAGGAGTCCTTCAAGAATTAATTTGATAGAGTTTTTGGTAAAGTGATCTCACCAGAAGAGAGTCGTGACAGAAACAGAATTGAGTTGTGCAGATCATTAACTGAACAAGttgtttcatttcagattaTATTTCACTATGCCAGCTTTCAATAATATtgtctttccattttttcacattttcctagGGAATTTTATAGTTGTTTTCAAATTCAATACTTTCCATCTACATTtttcacaaattaaaaatattgctatATAATAAATCACCTGATCTTTATCAACGTGCAGCATATAATTGTTGCTGTAACACGCTTACATGCACAAATTTTGTTTATGTGCCTGAAGTTTGCTTGGAGCAAACACAAGACCAAGGAACTTACCCCAAATGCCTTTCACCCCAGCTAGAGAGCTCATACCTCGTGGCAGGAGAAGAGGCGCACTCCCTCCATCTGATGGAAGACGGGGTAGTGGGTACTATCGATGGTGTCCCGGCGATAGACATCTCCCACTGCCAGAAAGGCGTCTAGGCCAGAGTGTATCAAGTCCCACTGATGGGCTGATGTGTGTGCTCTTAGCATGTGGTCACGATTCAAGTAGTAGTTatcctctttccttctgctggcaTGGTTTGGTGGAATAAGTAAACTATCAAAATTCTGCTGGACTGTAACCACTGGAGAAAGACCGTCATACACAGAAAAGAGCGGAGTCCCACGGCGCCCGAGGTAATGTTTGTAGAAGTGCTCCTTCACCTGCTCCTTGATTAGCCACAAAGGGTGATGTTTTCTGTTGTGCAAGTTCTTGCCCACCTTGGAAAGAATCTTCTCTGTGACATTGCTGTAGTCATCTAGAGGATAAGATTTACCAAACAGTTCCACAGTATTTGAGCAGGGTGCACTGGCACTAAAATCTGAAGGTATAGACTTGGATGAAGAATGCCTTGAATGGGTGGGAATTCCTCTTACTTTTACTTTTGATGATAAAGCTGTTTTAGAATACTTAGCTACTCTCATGAATTTCCAGAGCATTGCCATTGTAAACTTTATGatctagagaaagaaaaggaattaaaaatatttgagttaGGAACCGCAATGTTGCTGCAGGAATTGCTATTATCTTAGGGATAGATAAATCCAAATGTCTGCTTGATTAGCATGACAAAGTTCTCATTATAAACCACTCTTTTGACTTCAGAGGATGGAAAATACCCTTGTGGTCAAATTTCAGCTAGGATATTTTATTCAGTTATCAGGCTTCTGCATGACCGCACCAGTAATAATGACTCTAGACCTAGCCTGAACCCCATTCCAGATGATGCTCTTTAAAGATGAATAAACATCAGGCCTTCtttgaaacaatatttttcctccAATTAAAACATGTGGCAATAACTTCATATTACTTCAGAGAAACCAGGAAACTTAACAGTGCCCTTCAGCAGTCAGAACTCGCTTACAACAAGCAATTAACTTATTGCTATATCATCTCCATTAGCAGAAGCTGCAGAACGTGTTCCACATCTACCTGATGCATGTGGCACATACAATGCAATCATCACTAATTCTTATTTAATGCCAGACAAAACCAGTTTAACCTTTCAAACTACTGAACCACTGTGAAAAAACAGATGGCCAGACAagacatatatttatatataaacagCTTATTAAATTCACATATGAGTATTGCACAAGATTCACCATAAAGACTGCATAAAGTCAGAACGAATGTCAGGATTTTGCAGTGATCACAAAGCCCCTTTTTCCATATGTTCCCCAGGATGGTTGCTTGCACAGCTTCCATGGCTGTACAGGGAAGGCAGGCTTGTCAGATACCAGGAAGGCAAAGTGATGAGATTCTTCAAGTTGTCTGAACTGAAGAACTCATTTCCCATCAAAGGGCCATCTTTATACATCCTCCCTGTTCACAGACAGGCTTTGTGCTTCATGTGTACACAGCTGCATTCTCTGTAGAGCTCAAAGATAATTCCAAAACCAAACAGTTTTGAGAGTGATGAGCCTTTCAGCCACTCCATATGCACAAGCCCATTCTGAgatgaaaaattacttgaaaatcTATAGTTGGGCTTCAGAAATATTAGCAAAGGTCCCAGTAAAATAATTAAGCATTCAAATTTGCTTATTATGGAATGGGAAAGCAGAGGCATTAGAAGTGACCAGAGAAAGGCATCTGCTACAAACTGGCTTGTATTTCTCTGTGAACCAAGAATTACAAGGCCACAGGTTTTCTGAGAGAAAGAATTTTCTGAGAAAGTCATCTTAAAGAATTAGGGGAAAAAGGACATAAGGAATAATAAATGCACCACAGTCTTCAAGGGATACAGTCTTTAGGATTACAGTATCTGGCTAGCTTTCCCCAGGAACATAAGGAAAACAAGTGTAAGTAACAAAATAAACAAGGTGAGACTATTTTTCATACTCTCATGCTTCAAAATATGTATGCAAATGAACAGACATACTAAAATAGAGagtcccagaaaaaaacaaatctgtaCAAGATAATGAGTATGGTCACATTtggctttctttctttcttctggcTTGTATCTAGAAGTTTTCCATAGGTCTTTTTCCTCAAGTCATTTTATCTCAATTAACCAAAATAAAGGCAAGTTGGGTAGACAGAAATTAATCCTGGTGGGGAAGCATAAGATTACTGAATATTTGGTTTAATCCT comes from Camarhynchus parvulus chromosome 2, STF_HiC, whole genome shotgun sequence and encodes:
- the FARS2 gene encoding phenylalanine--tRNA ligase, mitochondrial isoform X2, which codes for MAMLWKFMRVAKYSKTALSSKVKVRGIPTHSRHSSSKSIPSDFSASAPCSNTVELFGKSYPLDDYSNVTEKILSKVGKNLHNRKHHPLWLIKEQVKEHFYKHYLGRRGTPLFSVYDGLSPVVTVQQNFDSLLIPPNHASRRKEDNYYLNRDHMLRAHTSAHQWDLIHSGLDAFLAVGDVYRRDTIDSTHYPVFHQMEGVRLFSCHELFSSVKDGEGLQLFEQGHRTAHKQECHTMEAVRLVEFNLKQVLTKLMTHIFGDGLQVRWVDCYFPFTHPSFEMEINFQGEWMEVLGCGVMEQQIVNSAGAQDKIGWAFGLGLERLAMILYDIPDIRLFWSEDERFLKQFIGPHIWQKVKFQDEEGQPLLPYHLPAPGEDANAGRGASHPSGY